DNA from Paraburkholderia sp. ZP32-5:
GCGCTGCTGCTCACCGCGAAAATGCCGGCGCAATGGATCATCGTCGTGTTCGGCAGTTTCATCACGCTGCTGATGTGGCTCGCGAAACGGCGTAGTGCCGCGAACGAGCGCGCGGTGGACATGCGTGCGATGGTTGGGGAATGAAGGCATAGCAGTCCTGCGGCAATGGTTCCATCAATGAGCCGATTGAGTCAGTCGAGCGGATCGACGTGGGCGTCACGAGCGCGGCGGCGCTATGCGCTCTGTTGCCACTGGTTCGATGATGCATGTCGTCATGCTGGCATGGAAAATCCGCTTCGGGCATCGGCCATTCGGCCAGGGTCCGCTTGCCGCGCCGGCGGGTTAAACTCACGCCCTGAGCATCTACCGCAAGAAGACACCAAGGATGGGCATTCAAACCGCAGCGGCCAACGACGTCGCACAACACACTCCAATGATGCAGCAGTACCTTCGCATCAAAGCGGAGCATCCGGGCACGCTGGTGTTCTACCGGATGGGCGACTTCTACGAACTCTTTTTCGATGACGCGGAAAAAGCCGCGCGTCTGCTCGATCTGACGCTGACGCAGCGCGGTGCCTCGGCGGGCAATCCGATCAAGATGGCGGGCGTGCCGCATCACGCGGTCGAGCAATACCTGGCCAAGCTCGTGAAGCTCGGCGAATCGGTTGCGATCTGTGAACAGATTGGCGACCCGGCCACCTCGAAAGGTCCGGTCGAGCGCAAGGTCGTGCGCGTGGTCACGCCGGGCACACTGACGGACGCCGCCCTGCTATCCGACAAGAGCGACGTCTACCTGCTGTCGATGTGCGTCGCGCACAACCGTCGCGGCGTCGCCACGAGCGTCGGCCTCGCGTGGCTCAATCTCGCAAGCGGCGCGCTGCGGCTCGCCGAAGTCGCGCCCGATCAGGTCGCTGCCGCGCTCGAGCGCATCCGTCCCGCCGAAATTCTCGTCGCCGACACCACCGCCGATTCAACAAGCTGGACCCCGCCCGCCATCGCGGGTGCGCTTACGCGCGTGCCGGCCTGGCATTTCGATATCACATCAGGCATGAAGCGTCTGTGCGATCAACTCGAAGTGGCAAGCCTCGATGGCTTCGGCGCGCATTCGCTCGGTTGCGCGTGCGGCGCTGCCGGCGCATTGCTGCTCTATGCGGCGTCCACGCAAGGCCAGCAGCTGCGTCACGTGCGCAGCCTGAAGGTCGAATACGAATCCGAATATATCGGCCTCGATCCGGCCACGCGCCGCAATCTCGAACTGACAGAAACGCTGCGCGGCACCGAAGCGCCGACGCTGTGCTCGCTACTCGACACCTGCTGCACGACGATGGGCAGCCGCCTGCTGCGTCACTGGCTGCATCATCCACCGCGCGATTCGGCGATTGCGCAGGCGCGCCAGCAAGCCATCGGCGCGCTGCTCGACGCGCCGCCCGGCACCGACCTCGACACGTTGCGCAGCGCGCTGCGGCAAATTTCCGACATCGAACGGATCACCGGCCGGCTCGCGCTGCTGTCGGCGCGGCCGCGCGATCTGTCGAGCCTGCGCGATACGTTCATCGCGCTGCCCGCGTTGCGCGCGCAGCTTGCGGCCATTGCGCCGAACGCCGATTCGATCGCGCGCATCGACGCGGCGCTCGAACCGCCGCACGCGTGTGTCGAACTGCTGCGCCACGCGGTCGCGCAGGAACCCGCGGCGATGGTGCGCGACGGCGGCGTGATCGCGCGCGGCTATGACGCGGAGCTCGACGAGCTGCGCGACATTTCGGAAAACTGCGGCCAGTTCCTGATCGATCTCGAAACGCGCGAACGCGCGCGTACCGGCATCGGTAATCTGCGCGTCGAGTACAACAAGGTGCATGGCTTCTATATCGAAGTCACGCGCGGCCAGACCGACAAGGTTCCGGACGACTATCGCCGCCGTCAAACGTTGAAGAACGCCGAGCGCTACATCACGCCCGAGCTGAAAACATTCGAAGACAAGGCGCTGTCCGCGCAGGAGCGGGCACTCGCACGCGAACGCGCGCTCTATGACGCGTTGCTGCAATCGCTGCTGCCGTTCATTCCGGATTGTCAGCGCGTCGCGTCGGCGCTCGCCGAGCTCGATCTGCTGGCCGCTTTCGGCGAACGCGCCCGCGCGCTCGACTGGGTTGCGCCAACGTTCTCGCCAGACGCCGGGATCAACATCGAACAGGGCCGCCATCCGGTTGTCGAGGCGCAGGTCGAGCAATTCATCGCCAACGACTGCCTGCTGGACACTGAGCGCAAGCTGCTGCTGATCACCGGTCCGAACATGGGCGGTAAGTCGACCTTCATGCGTCAGACCGCGCTGATCGCGCTGCTCGCGTACGTGGGCAGCTACGTGCCCGCGCGGCGCGCGGCCTTTGGACCGGTCGACCGCATCTTTACCCGCATCGGCGCGGCCGACGATCTTGCCGGCGGCCGCTCGACCTTCATGGTCGAGATGACCGAAGCCGCCGCGATCCTCAACGACGCGACGCCGCAAAGCCTTGTGCTAATGGACGAGATCGGCCGCGGTACGTCAACGTTCGACGGCCTCGCACTCGCATGGGCGATTGCGCGCCATCTGCTCGCGCACAATGGCTGTTACACGCTGTTTGCAACGCACTACTTCGAGCTGACGCAACTGCCCGCGGAATTTCCGCATGCAGCCAACGTGCATCTGTCGGCGGTCGAACATGGCCATGGCATCGTGTTCCTGCACGCGGTCAACGACGGGCCGGCCAATCAGAGCTATGGATTGCAGGTCGCGCAACTCGCCGGCGTGCCGAATGCGGTGATCCGCGCGGCGCGCAAGCATCTCGCGCATCTGGAGCAGCAGTCAGCCGCTCAGCCCGCACCGCAACTGGATCTGTTTGCCGCACCGCCAGCGATGCTCGTCGAAGATGCCTCGGACGAGCACGACTACGACGCCGGCGAAGTCACGCCCGCGTCGCCCGCAATGCAGATGCTCGTCGAGCGTTTGCGCGGTATCGATCCGAACGATCTGCGTCCGCGCGAAGCGCTCGACCTGCTGTACGAATTGCATGAACTGGCCGTCGCGCCGGATGCGGACCACTGACACAGCGACGTACCCGCGGCGCCCGCGCGGGTTTCGCGCGGCGCTGTGGCGCGCGCTCTCTCTGACAGGCAGTATCGTGTCAGTCACGGTGCTGTGCATAGGGACGGTGCCGGCGCACGCCGAAGCCTCGCGCTTCGCGTTCGCGGTCATCTCCGACACGATGCGCGGCCCCGGTGACGAAGCGTCCACACAACGGCTGCTCGACGCGATCGGCCGCGAGCGCGATGTGCGCTTTATCGTCTACGACGGCAATCTGAAAGGACCGAAGGAAGCCTGTCGCGACGCGCTCTACGAGCGTCGCCAGGCGCTGCTCGAAAGCGCGCGGCCCGCCCTCTTCTTCATTCCCGGTCAGCATGATTGGGTCGATTGCGGCACGTCTGACGCCGGCGGCTTCGATCCGATCGAGCGGCTCGATCTGTTGAGGCAAACGCTGTTCTCAGACCCGACGTCGATGGGTCAAAACCCGATCGCGTTGACGCGCGAAAGCGAGGTGTCTCGCTTTCGCCCGTACCGCGAGAACATGCGCTGGGTAGTGAGCGACAAGGCCGGTGACATCGTGTTCGTCGGCTTGAACGCGCCGAGCCCGAACAATCACTATCTGACCGCGGGCGGACGCAATGGCGAATTCGAGGATCGCGTCATCGCCAACGCGTTCTGGCTCGAGCATGCAGGTGAATACGCGAAACGCCGCGACGCCCGCGCAATCGTCATCCTCATCCAGGGCGACTTCGATCCGGAGCGTTATGAACGGCCTGACCGGTTCGCCTGGCTGCGTTTCGCGCACAGCCCGCGACGCGATGGCTTTCTGGAATTCAAGCGCAGCCTCGTCAAGCTCGCGCAGATTTTCCACGGGCCGATCGTCGTGGTTCATTCCGACGACGAGCGCCCCGCCGGCGGCTTCATCATCGATCAGCCGCTACGCAATGACAAAGGCATGGT
Protein-coding regions in this window:
- the mutS gene encoding DNA mismatch repair protein MutS, whose translation is MGIQTAAANDVAQHTPMMQQYLRIKAEHPGTLVFYRMGDFYELFFDDAEKAARLLDLTLTQRGASAGNPIKMAGVPHHAVEQYLAKLVKLGESVAICEQIGDPATSKGPVERKVVRVVTPGTLTDAALLSDKSDVYLLSMCVAHNRRGVATSVGLAWLNLASGALRLAEVAPDQVAAALERIRPAEILVADTTADSTSWTPPAIAGALTRVPAWHFDITSGMKRLCDQLEVASLDGFGAHSLGCACGAAGALLLYAASTQGQQLRHVRSLKVEYESEYIGLDPATRRNLELTETLRGTEAPTLCSLLDTCCTTMGSRLLRHWLHHPPRDSAIAQARQQAIGALLDAPPGTDLDTLRSALRQISDIERITGRLALLSARPRDLSSLRDTFIALPALRAQLAAIAPNADSIARIDAALEPPHACVELLRHAVAQEPAAMVRDGGVIARGYDAELDELRDISENCGQFLIDLETRERARTGIGNLRVEYNKVHGFYIEVTRGQTDKVPDDYRRRQTLKNAERYITPELKTFEDKALSAQERALARERALYDALLQSLLPFIPDCQRVASALAELDLLAAFGERARALDWVAPTFSPDAGINIEQGRHPVVEAQVEQFIANDCLLDTERKLLLITGPNMGGKSTFMRQTALIALLAYVGSYVPARRAAFGPVDRIFTRIGAADDLAGGRSTFMVEMTEAAAILNDATPQSLVLMDEIGRGTSTFDGLALAWAIARHLLAHNGCYTLFATHYFELTQLPAEFPHAANVHLSAVEHGHGIVFLHAVNDGPANQSYGLQVAQLAGVPNAVIRAARKHLAHLEQQSAAQPAPQLDLFAAPPAMLVEDASDEHDYDAGEVTPASPAMQMLVERLRGIDPNDLRPREALDLLYELHELAVAPDADH